In Bactrocera oleae isolate idBacOlea1 chromosome 5, idBacOlea1, whole genome shotgun sequence, a genomic segment contains:
- the LOC106615779 gene encoding zinc finger protein 821, protein MSTGVGGGGSSITTDHSRLYFLNSPSTPLSARDPFFIKPEYLNYENPMHHLYPSNRGLIDYNNYTSAAVAAASGSGSTSTNAVAAVAALNLENNFQQPQSQQSSSSSSQQQQTPTSTSQNQTQQSQQHPLHLHLSTPPSTRAQKAARRRSNESVEARQRRLARNAARMREKRSKESDEEYRIRLAKNAEANRVRRQNENEVQRTLRLMKNAARQRLRRAGETPEERKKRLAKAAERMRTARANAPKVYKPPLEDRLKGY, encoded by the coding sequence TTATATTTCCTCAATTCGCCATCAACACCGCTTTCCGCGCGCGATCCATTTTTTATCAAGCCGGAATACCTCAATTATGAAAATCCCATGCACCACCTCTACCCTAGTAACAGGGGTTTAATCGACTACAACAACTATACAAGCGCTGCAGTAGCAGCGGCCAGTGGTAGCGGTAGTACATCGACAAACGCAGTTGCAGCTGTCGCCGCccttaatttagaaaataatttccagCAACCTCAATCACAACAATCGTCATCTTCGTCATCACAACAGCAGCAAACACCCACATCGACGAGTCAAAACCAAACGCAGCAAAGTCAACAGCATCCTTTACATCTACACCTCAGCACACCGCCATCGACTCGAGCGCAAAAAGCAGCCCGTCGACGAAGCAACGAATCTGTGGAGGCCCGTCAGAGACGACTAGCACGTAACGCCGCCCGAATGCGAGAAAAGCGATCCAAAGAAAGTGACGAAGAATATCGGATCCGGCTGGCGAAAAATGCGGAAGCGAACCGTGTACGACGTCAGAATGAAAATGAAGTACAAAGAACCCTAAGACTGATGAAAAATGCCGCCAGACAGCGACTGCGACGCGCTGGCGAGACGCCGGAGGAACGCAAAAAGCGTTTGGCCAAGGCCGCCGAACGCATGCGAACTGCGCGAGCAAACGCGCCAAAAGTGTATAAGCCTCCACTGGAGGATCGCCTTAAGGGTtactaa